A stretch of the Mycobacterium shigaense genome encodes the following:
- a CDS encoding GNAT family N-acetyltransferase has product MTVFLIDFPPEEMERRLSDALEVYVDAMRYPRGTENQRAAMWLEHIRRRGWQAAAVVEAEPGEGGAEPSAEELSDAPLLGVAYGYPGAPGQWWQQQVVLGLERGGLPPEVIARLMNSYFELTELHIAPRAQGRGLGEALARRLLANRDERNVLLSTPEANGEANRAWRLYRRLGFTDIIRRYHFAGDPRAFAILGRPLPL; this is encoded by the coding sequence TTGACAGTCTTCCTCATCGATTTCCCGCCCGAAGAGATGGAGCGCCGTCTCAGCGACGCCCTCGAGGTTTACGTCGACGCGATGCGATATCCCCGCGGCACCGAAAATCAGCGGGCCGCCATGTGGCTCGAACACATCCGGCGACGCGGCTGGCAGGCAGCGGCCGTCGTCGAAGCCGAGCCAGGCGAGGGGGGCGCCGAGCCCTCGGCCGAGGAACTGAGCGACGCGCCGCTGCTCGGCGTCGCCTACGGCTACCCCGGGGCCCCCGGCCAATGGTGGCAACAGCAGGTGGTGTTGGGCCTGGAGCGCGGCGGCCTGCCGCCCGAGGTCATCGCCCGGCTGATGAACAGTTATTTCGAACTGACCGAGCTGCACATCGCGCCCCGCGCCCAGGGGCGCGGCCTCGGCGAGGCGCTGGCCCGCCGGCTGCTCGCCAATCGCGACGAGCGCAATGTCCTGCTTTCCACGCCGGAGGCCAACGGGGAAGCCAACCGCGCGTGGCGGCTGTACCGGCGGCTGGGCTTCACCGACATCATCCGGCGCTACCACTTCGCCGGGGACCCACGGGCATTCGCGATCCTGGGCCGGCCGTTGCCGCTGTAG
- the mraZ gene encoding division/cell wall cluster transcriptional repressor MraZ, whose amino-acid sequence MFLGTYTPKLDDKGRLTLPAKFRDALAGGLMVTKSQDHSLAVYPRTEFEQLARRASKTSRSNPEARAFLRNLAAGTDEQHPDAQGRITLSADHRRYASLTKDCVVIGAVDYLEIWDAQAWNDYQQTHEENFSAASDEALGDII is encoded by the coding sequence GTGTTTCTCGGCACCTACACGCCCAAACTCGACGACAAAGGACGGCTCACCTTGCCGGCCAAGTTCCGCGACGCACTGGCAGGGGGGTTGATGGTCACCAAGAGCCAAGATCACAGCCTCGCCGTCTATCCGCGGACGGAATTCGAGCAGCTGGCCCGCCGGGCCAGCAAGACCTCCCGCAGTAATCCGGAGGCCAGGGCGTTCCTGCGCAATCTCGCCGCCGGCACCGACGAGCAGCATCCCGACGCGCAGGGCCGCATCACCTTGTCCGCCGACCACCGTCGCTACGCCAGCCTGACCAAGGACTGCGTGGTGATCGGGGCGGTCGACTACCTCGAGATCTGGGATGCGCAGGCCTGGAACGACTACCAACAGACCCACGAAGAGAACTTCTCCGCGGCCAGCGATGAAGCACTCGGCGACATTATCTGA
- a CDS encoding DUF3040 domain-containing protein — MPLSDHEQRMLDQIESALYAEDPKFASSVRGGGFRAPTARRRLQGAALFVIGLAMLVSGVAFKATMIGSFPILSVFGFIVMFGGVVFAITGPRLNRRPEHPGSAPGAPRRRNKGGGGSFTSRMEDRFRRRFDE, encoded by the coding sequence ATGCCACTCTCCGATCATGAGCAGCGAATGCTCGATCAGATCGAGAGCGCTCTCTATGCCGAGGATCCAAAATTCGCCTCGAGCGTCCGTGGCGGAGGGTTCCGCGCACCGACCGCGCGGCGGCGCCTGCAGGGCGCGGCGTTGTTCGTCATCGGGCTGGCCATGCTGGTTTCCGGCGTGGCATTCAAGGCCACGATGATCGGTAGCTTCCCGATCTTGAGCGTCTTCGGCTTCATTGTCATGTTCGGCGGAGTGGTGTTTGCCATCACCGGCCCGCGGTTGAACCGGCGGCCCGAGCATCCCGGTTCGGCGCCCGGAGCACCGCGCCGCCGAAACAAGGGTGGCGGAGGGTCATTCACCAGCCGCATGGAGGATCGGTTCCGCCGCCGCTTCGACGAGTAG